The following are encoded in a window of Nitrospinota bacterium genomic DNA:
- the radC gene encoding DNA repair protein RadC, translating into MKRYPRQPMKEWPENERPRERLKRYGPESLSEAQLLSIIVGTSTSSSRKTSMDISTNLLKAFGNLQGIEAASVTELVALDGITESKALQLKGALELGKRVIAEKHSLYGKNFSTSEDVSKYFQPLMCNLSKEVFKIVLLNSQNRMMKDVTISEGSLTASVVHPREVFKPAIRESAASIILVHNHPSGDVEPSRNDKEITKKLVSAGEIIGIGVLDHIIIGKSAYFSFCDSNLI; encoded by the coding sequence GTGAAAAGATATCCCAGACAGCCGATGAAGGAGTGGCCGGAAAACGAGCGGCCGAGGGAGAGGCTCAAGCGATACGGTCCGGAGAGCTTGAGCGAGGCCCAGCTGTTGTCGATAATAGTCGGCACCAGCACATCGTCGTCACGCAAGACCTCAATGGATATTTCCACGAATCTGCTAAAGGCATTCGGGAACCTGCAGGGGATAGAAGCGGCGTCGGTGACCGAACTGGTGGCGCTCGACGGCATTACAGAGAGCAAGGCGTTGCAGCTGAAAGGAGCGCTGGAACTGGGGAAGCGAGTGATAGCTGAGAAGCACTCCCTGTACGGAAAGAATTTTTCCACGAGCGAGGATGTATCTAAATATTTCCAGCCTCTCATGTGCAACCTCTCCAAAGAGGTTTTCAAGATAGTGCTTCTCAACAGCCAGAACAGGATGATGAAGGATGTTACGATATCGGAAGGCTCGCTGACCGCGAGTGTAGTGCATCCCAGGGAGGTTTTTAAGCCGGCGATAAGGGAATCGGCGGCATCGATAATTCTGGTGCATAATCATCCAAGCGGGGACGTGGAGCCAAGCAGGAACGACAAGGAGATAACAAAAAAACTGGTGAGCGCCGGAGAAATTATCGGAATAGGGGTTCTGGACCATATAATTATCGGGAAGAGCGCGTATTTCAGTTTTTGCGATTCAAACCTTATTTAG
- the rfaE1 gene encoding D-glycero-beta-D-manno-heptose-7-phosphate kinase → MFERNLYLMLRDVKPVAVAVIGDVILDHYLSGDISRISPEAPVGILDCNSDRYALGGAANVANNLAKLGAKVSLIGMTGKDQAAGVLKKILKREGISSKWLVASGDRPTIQKTRLMANGQQLMRVDREKRVPLPQKVEKTIIGYLEKNIGSIGGIIVSDYNKGLLSNSLLKNIISLAGKNRKPVIVDPKGNSFAKYRGADVITPNRLELEKATGMECVDEKSVEKASISLIRAHSIKSVLATRGPDGMALFKYGKAGKFFRSEAKEVFDVTGAGDTVVAVFTWAMVGGLSMEDAAMLSNYAAGLQVAHLGAVSIGIDELEKSLAVKSGTFGSKVHTIDEAAKFAAILKNDGKKVVFTNGCFDLVHYGHIKYLQEARKLGDALVLGLNSDSSVRALKGKGRPVLNESDRAHVLAALDCIDSVIIFSEKTPLKLIRAVKPDILVKGGDYSVKQIVGYKDVRKWGGKVMTVKYVEGNSTTGIIEKIKRGP, encoded by the coding sequence TTGTTCGAACGAAATCTTTACCTGATGCTGAGGGATGTAAAACCGGTTGCTGTCGCCGTGATAGGTGACGTAATTCTCGACCACTATTTAAGCGGAGATATTTCCCGCATTAGCCCTGAAGCCCCGGTCGGGATTCTCGACTGCAACAGCGACAGATACGCGCTTGGCGGAGCGGCAAACGTAGCGAATAATCTTGCCAAGCTGGGGGCGAAGGTCTCGCTTATCGGGATGACCGGCAAGGACCAGGCGGCTGGTGTGCTGAAGAAAATTCTAAAACGGGAAGGGATAAGCTCAAAGTGGCTGGTCGCTTCCGGCGACAGGCCGACCATCCAAAAAACGAGGCTGATGGCGAACGGACAACAGCTTATGAGGGTCGACAGGGAAAAGCGGGTACCTCTGCCGCAAAAAGTGGAGAAAACGATCATCGGATATCTCGAAAAAAATATCGGAAGCATCGGGGGGATAATAGTCTCCGACTACAACAAGGGGCTCCTTTCCAATTCTCTTCTAAAAAATATCATTTCGCTTGCCGGGAAAAACAGAAAGCCGGTTATTGTCGATCCCAAGGGGAACTCGTTTGCAAAGTACCGCGGGGCCGATGTGATCACTCCAAACAGGCTGGAGCTTGAAAAAGCGACAGGGATGGAATGTGTGGATGAGAAGTCGGTGGAAAAGGCGTCGATAAGCCTCATCCGCGCACATTCGATCAAGTCGGTGCTTGCCACTCGCGGCCCGGACGGGATGGCGCTTTTCAAATATGGCAAGGCGGGAAAGTTTTTCAGATCGGAAGCGAAAGAGGTTTTCGACGTCACCGGCGCGGGGGATACTGTCGTGGCTGTATTCACGTGGGCCATGGTCGGCGGATTAAGCATGGAAGATGCGGCAATGCTTTCGAATTACGCCGCGGGGCTGCAGGTGGCCCATCTGGGTGCGGTAAGTATCGGTATAGACGAGCTTGAAAAAAGCCTGGCGGTCAAATCCGGGACGTTCGGCTCAAAGGTACACACGATAGACGAGGCGGCGAAATTTGCCGCCATACTTAAAAACGACGGTAAAAAGGTTGTGTTCACAAACGGATGCTTCGACCTTGTTCATTACGGACATATAAAATATCTTCAGGAAGCAAGGAAGCTGGGAGACGCGCTTGTGCTCGGGCTGAATTCCGACTCTTCCGTGAGGGCGCTTAAAGGGAAAGGGAGGCCTGTGCTTAATGAAAGCGACCGCGCGCATGTGCTTGCCGCTCTCGACTGCATAGATTCCGTGATTATTTTCAGCGAGAAAACCCCGCTGAAGCTGATCCGTGCGGTAAAACCCGATATCCTCGTGAAGGGTGGGGATTACAGCGTGAAACAGATAGTCGGTTATAAGGACGTCAGGAAATGGGGGGGGAAGGTTATGACAGTCAAATATGTCGAAGGGAATTCTACCACCGGCATAATAGAGAAAATAAAGCGGGGCCCGTGA
- a CDS encoding histidine triad nucleotide-binding protein, translating to MDNCLFCKIIEGELPSEKVFDSYNVIAFKDVVPQAPTHILVVPKKHIPNMTSLSELDRETVAEMFNAVKVLVGENDIEESGFRVVINQGSDGGQTVDHLHMHILGGREMEWPPG from the coding sequence ATGGATAACTGTCTGTTTTGTAAAATCATTGAAGGGGAACTCCCTTCGGAAAAGGTTTTTGACAGTTACAACGTGATCGCCTTCAAGGATGTTGTTCCCCAGGCTCCGACACACATCCTCGTTGTCCCCAAAAAACATATCCCGAACATGACCTCACTCTCGGAGCTCGACAGGGAGACCGTTGCCGAGATGTTCAATGCCGTCAAGGTCCTGGTTGGGGAGAATGATATTGAAGAGAGCGGATTCAGGGTTGTGATCAATCAGGGGAGCGACGGCGGACAGACCGTGGACCACCTGCATATGCATATTCTCGGCGGTCGTGAGATGGAGTGGCCCCCCGGTTAG